The Henningerozyma blattae CBS 6284 chromosome 6, complete genome genomic interval ACCACTCTTTTTAACTGCTTCgtcttcatcttcttcttcatcttcttcttcatcatcaaattgTAAAGATTCctttaagaaaatatctttACCATCGACCGATAATTTTTCTAGCATATTCcaatcttcttcatttatatcattaatagTCTTTGTTAATctttgattaataattgatgaGAAATCCTTGGATTTTATGGCTTCATCTAacaaagaatttaattgtaAACCTGGTAATTCTGGCTTTGTAATAGAGACACCTTTGCCGTCAGGGGTGATTTGAACTAATTTCCCGCCAAATGCCCAAGAAGCAGCAGGAGATTTATTGCCATACCAATTTGGAGcttgaatattaaaaatagtgggtttttcatttgattGTTCATTACTAACATTATTCCAAAAATCAGTTTCAgattctttttgttttgttgcattttcttctttatcaaaattgTTAGTTAAATTTTGCAAAGTTTGAATTTCGACTTTACCATCGAAGGAGGCACAAGCGAATAAATCTGGAGCTTCAGGAGCGAACTTGGTCTTGAAACACCAATTGGATCTAGAAGGATATTGAGTTAATTCTTTACCTTCTTCTGGATTCCAAAGAACCGCGGTATTGTCTCTACCAGAAGAaagtaataaattagaatcaTGTTTGCACCAATCCAACGAAAGGATACCTTTGGAATTACCGTTTTCCAGGATTTGTAAAGGAGTATTAGCGTTTCTTAAATCCCAAATTAAAATGATTGGTTCATTATCACTATTTGAAGCAGTAGCAACTCTTGTGGAATTTTCTGGATGCCATTCAACTACAGATAATTGTGGTTTTAGGGAGGAACTTGGAGAAGTATAACTTAAATGGATAACTTCCTTTTTAGCTTTCAAATCCCAAATTGATGCATAACTTGTATTACCAGCAGATGCAAAGACATGAGATAAAGATTGATTCCAAGCTAAAGAAGTGATTTCTTCCACAGGCGTCATGGCCATCCCTGGAGTCAATGGTGAATAAGAATCATTACTTTGATCTATACATTTATTCAAATcccaaataaaaatttcacCATTTTTGGAACCAGATGCTAAGACATTTTCTTGTTTCGCATTAAAATTAACAGTAGTTACTGAAGTGCCATGtttggataattttttaatggaTTTCAATGtatcttttgaatttgtcttaaataattcaaccATACCATTATCTAGAGCACCGgcaatatatttattatcaattgacCAGTCGATATCGTTAAATTTGGCATTAGCTTCAACAGAAACAACAGGGTTCAATTTATCGGTGGATAATAATGACCATAATTCCAAAGTTGAATCACTAGAAAAATCAGCATCAACAGTACCGGAGGCAGTACCAGTGACTAATGTaggtattttatttctcgACCAAGCAAAAGTTGCTGTACGAGAATATTCGGCCAATTTCACCATGATGAACTTTTTATTGAAAGTGAAGGAATTCTAAAGAagaaagtaataataataataataataataataataataataataatgaatctaGTTTTCTAATCCCACACCAAAAacgataatgataatgcaaaaataaaaaaaaaaagaataatatattcGAGTGATTTTAATCCCAATAAAGTGTGTGTTTTTTCTGCTGAAACAAGCTTAAAACTCTTTTCGTAGGTTTCTAGGGTgtcaaaaaaaagtataatacaattgaaattcaaaatatctgaatatgtatatatatttataaatatattctagagttatttaacaatatatccattaaaagaattgaatCGAAGGgaatcaaaatatatcacaatatttttttttgctgGATCGATTAATCTGGAGTCTATGgattaattgatttgatGGAGAATAATTTTCGAGTTTCGAATTTCGAATTTCGAATTTTGCAACAATTAACCTTGAGTTTGTTTCTGTGTTTGTCTAGGTTGATGAAGCTAGTTGTTTTCGATTTCAATCTCAAGTTTCAATTTCAGGtttcaattacaaattacaattttcaAGTTTCATTTTACGAATTGAGcataataattattgaGCTTACTcgtttgtttgtttgtttctTCTCTCTGTCTGTAATTCCGTGGCTCATACTAAATGGTGGTTCGTGTTCTATTTTAGGCTGGTGGTACGAACGTTTCTGAGGCACTGAAGGCGAcgtgtttttcttttcgggggcaaatttttttattttctttattattttttggtgGGAAAAGTGGCGGGACGCGGGACATCATGGGACACGGCAGGATAGGCTGGAAGTCTTCAACGGGTATGTGCACGTGCTTTTATTTGCTGTTTTGGGTCATCGCGGGTAAGACTGGGGCAGCTTAGGGTTGGGCGGCTGTATCAAGATAGATTTGGTAGTAAGAAGTGGTATGGTATTAATGTAGTAAGaaagtaatattttgacttttattatgtaaaagtaattttttcttatatgTTTTATGTTTTGGTGTGAACAGCTGTTTTCCAATCGTAGACAAAAGAAACTGAAACATATATAATTAGAACAATgtaaatacaaaaaaatatttaaataagtGATAACGAACAAGTTGTGAAGtagataataaatgaattacGAACACTAATTATTCAAGAAGATCCATGGCAAGATTTAAGtaatctaaaaataaaagcaGTGTCGTAAAATATTGCTTAAGAAGCTATGCTTTTGTAGAACTTAAGATATATCCTTTCAACACTATTACCAGGCTTTCAATATGGattatttctataatttttatcaaatatatgaaaaaaatagagaaaatattcatattgtTTTGCAAAAAATGGATGTCATTTATAAGCCAAGGAAAATCGGTTCTATAAAAACACCCTTTAGTACGTAATATTTTACGTCTATTAGTTATATTTACTTATTAAAACTTCAATTGTATCAATAGACTAGGGTTCTTAGAGATTGGTTGAATGATAAATAActatgttttatttttttttttaattattttttttaatttttatttattgacCTCCCTTAATTACCTAGGAATACCGAAAAAATTGTACTATAAATTTCtcaattcaattcaatgCAAAAAGGGGAATGGTCTTGAAAGTAAACAATTAGACAGGCAATAAACAAACaagattaataataattaataacaatatgtcaaatataaataaatcgAAATATTACAATGATGCACTTGAAGAGTACAAAGATATGGTCTCAGATACTGAAAAGGACAACTGGGATACGAGAATTGATGATACTGGCTGCTACATAGAAAACTTGGCTTTACAATTATGCCATGCTGAAACAAATGATTGGAGAAAGTGCATGCTAGAGATGCAAGCCTTTAGAAGATGTTGGGAAATAAAGGGTAATAGGGATAGAGTTCCTACCATTGATAGAGATGATATACCGAAGAGTGATAGTAAATTTGTGACTACTTCTGATATTCTGCAAACATCTCTAAATCCTACGACGGATATGACATCAAGTGAGAAAAAGTGATGCtatattctttttgaaaaaactgTTTTTATCGACCTTTATGCTGCTTTTTTAgtttactttttttctattttctttttattttttttatttttcatcttcatcgtttctttttttatgcactattttttcttacGCGTTCCGAATCTTTAATATGAGGAATAATAACGGTATATTCTTACTTTTCCTATCTAAAGCTAGCTGcattactttatttttttccttcattttttattcgTCTTTGGAATACTCAGTTGATATATGTATGAATAATGTCCAAGAAATCTGTTAGCAAGAAAAAAGATGCTAATCTCGTGTCCCTGAAGCTGTTACACGGGGCCTTTAAAGGacttttgaataataagaacaataaaactaatatcaaaggaaaaaattcaatatctaAAACCAAAAAATCAAAACCATCTTCcgtcaaaaaaataattgccACAAGAAATGGTATCACATATATTAAgtcaaaagaaaataaaccAATACCGAAGTTGTCAGATGATCAGGTAATGGAAAGGCACAAATTGGCcgataaaaatatgaaagaTACTTggttaaaaataatagataaGTATGAGAATCTAACAGATCAAGGGGACTTGATTGATCTGAAAACAGGTGAAATTGTCGAAAATAATGGTCAcgttcaaaatattaatcaatCGGATTCTAACTCTAGTCCAATGGGattaatatatcaaaaCGGTAGCCGAGATAAAAATAGCAATACTAAATCAGGATATAATCATTCAATTAGATATAATAGTACTTTGATggatataataaatattcaagaggataaaaaatatggtGATGAATATAGCATTTGGCAGGAAAGTGGGGAAGAAGATGAGGATGATGATGGTGCAGTAGAAGTGGATGAGAATGTTGATACTGATAACGACGGCGATGATGGTGATGAACTTTCAATGGTCAGTCCAACTAAATCTTTAAGTGACACATAATGCTACTTTCTAGATAGTGGATTTACTCTGATTAAGACCATTTATGTATCTTATTTAATACTCCATGATCTATAGAATTACCCGCCCATAATGAGTGTCACGCGACACGAATATTATGGATTTTTCGTCTTTTTTTCGTCCAAAAATTGACcgaaataattaatatggTAGTGGCAAAATAAAcatggaaaaaaaaatgaagtgaaaaaaaaagatgctaattaaataaaatgagCATATATCTTCAATCATTCCCCTGACACATAAGTACAGCcattttgtattataaaTTGTACAAGTGAGGGTGAAATTgttcaattttaattacaTCCATTCCATTTATCGTATTGTTTAGCACTAAGCTTACCCATTTAGTCATACTTTATTTGGTTCCCCAAAAAacgaaaataatattaccattcaatataattattcGTACTGTctatttgatatattatagtatttaatttttaaaaagtcaaaaaaaaaacaaatctATCTATTATCAATTACGTTTTATTACATATATACTTGATAAGACAAATCCCCTTCAGTATCCATTATCTTTTCTTCACGATTCATTCTTTCATAACTCTAATTTGAAAGTTTTCATCTGTAATTATTAGTTTGGTTTACTATTCATCCTATTCtgtattttaattttaagaaatcaATCAAGACTCTTAATCactatttttttggtattttcattttactgaattttttttctttttattttttttattggagagtaaatatctataaaaagaagaattcaTCGATAAATAGACATTAAGAAATATCATAACTTAAATTGTGTGTTTCTAGTCCAGTTTAAAACATTTGATTCGAACTAAGCAAATTTTTTCTACATcacattaatttttttcaataattattaatccaATAGAGTAACTTCAATTTTATTGTAAcacttattatttttttacaattCATTTCGGCATAAATTTTAACTTTTCCTTTCAAGAGAGctattttgtttaattaattgtattactttttacattttatcttatattttcaatCCTGTTATCagttagaaaaattaagttTAATCTCACATCtctctatttttttatcattttttcgttttaagaattcaaaaaaaaatattgaaagaCAATCAtactatattatttttctattcattttaaaaaatacacAAAAGTTCATTTGCTCTTAATTCTCATTTTTAACATTAGATCAtaaacatttatttttaatatacctttgaaaataaaacttttgTCACTTCCAATTATATCAGCAACAATAACATCAAAATCTCTAGAcattttcttattttatttttaaatttattaaacattcagaaaataacattaaaacaaaaaaaatattttacaattcttcatcttATTAATCACAAAACAAAATGGTTGGCCAACAATATTCCAGTGCTCCTCTACGTACCATTAAGGAAGTTCAATTCGGTCTTTTCTCACCAGAAGAAATTCGAGCCATTAGTGTAGCAAAAATTAGATTTCCTGAAACAATGGATGAAACACAGACAAGAGCAAAAATTGGTGGTTTGAACGATCCAAGATTAGGTTCAATAGACCGTAATTTGAAATGTCAAACTTGTCAAGAGGGGATGAATGAATGTCCTGGCCATTTTGGCCACATTGATTTGGCCAAACCTGTTTTCCACATTGgttttatttcaaaaattaaaaaagtatGTGAATGTATATGTATGCACTGTGGTAAACTGCTACTTGATGAACATAATGAACAAATGAGACAAAttctgaaaataaaagattcCAAGAAGAGGTTTAATGCTATTTGGAGTTTATGTAAGACAAAAATGATTTGTGATACCGATGTTCCATCGGAACATGATCCAACTCAGTTAGTATCAAGAGGTGGTTGTGGTAATGCACAACCTACTGTACGTAAGGATGGGTTGAAATTAGTCGGTAGTtggaaaaaagaaaaaaatacaagtGATGGCGATGAACCAGAACAAAGAATTTTAAGCACagaagaaattttaaacattTTTAAACACATTTCTCCAGAAGATTCGATTGCAATGGGttttaatgaagaattttcaCGCCCCGAATGGATGTTCTTGACTGTTTTACCTGTTCCACCACCACCAGTACGTCCAtctatttcatttaatgaatCTCAGAGAGGTGAAGATGATTTAACATTTAAATTAGCAGATATCTTAAAAGCAAATATTAGTTTAGAGACATTAGAGCACAATGGGGCCCCACATCACGCAATTGAAGAAGCTGAAAGTTTGCTACAATTTCATGTGGCAACTTATATGGATAATGATATTGCAGGCCAACCTCAAGCTTTACAGAAATCAGGACGTCCTGTTAAATCCATTCGTGCTCGTTTAAAGGGTAAGGAAGGGCGTATTAGAGGTAATCTAATGGGTAAGCGTGTAGACTTTTCCGCAAGAACTGTTATTTCAGGTGACCCTAATTTAGAACTGGATCAAGTTGGTGTTCCAAAATCAATTGCCAAAACTCTTACGTACCCTGAAGTTGTCACTCCATACAATATCGATCGTCTAACGCATTTAGTACGTAATGGTCCAAATGAACACCCTGGTGCAAAGTATGTCATTCGTGATAATGGTGATCGTATTGACTTAAGATACAGTAAGAGAGCTGGTGATATACAGTTACAATACGGCTGGAAAGTTGAACGTCATATAATGGATAATGACCCTGTTCTTTTCAATCGTCAACCTTCTTTACATAAAATGTCTATGATGGCACATAGAGTTCGAGTAATGCCTTTTTCAACTTTCAGATTAAACCTTTCTGTTACTTCTCCATATAATGCGGATTTCGATGGTGATGAAATGAACTTGCATGTCCCACAATCAGAGGAAACAAGAGCGGAACTTTCACAATTATGTGCTGTCCCATTACAGATTGTTTCTGCACAATCTAATAAGCCTTGTATGGGTATTGTCCAAGATACATTATGTGGTATTAGAAAACTTACTTTAAGAGATAactttattgaatttgatcAAGTATTAAATCTATTATACTGGGTTCCAGATTGGGATGGTGTCATTCCAACACCTGCCATCTTGAAACCTAAGCCACTTTGGTCTGGTAAGCAGATCTTATCGATTGCAATTCCAAAAGGTATTCACTTACAACGTTTCGATGAAGGCACTACCTTCCTTTCTCCAAAGGATAATGGTATGTTAATCATTGATGgccaaattatttttggtGTTGTTGATAAGAAAACTGTTGGGTCTTCTAGTGGTGGTTTAATTCATGTTGTTACAAGAGAAAAAGGTCCTCAAATTTGTGCAAAACTATTCagtaatattcaaaaagtTACTAATTATTGGTTCTTACATAATGGGTTCTCCACAGGTATTGGTGATACAATTGCTGATGGTGAAACTATGAGAGAGATTACAGGAACTATTGCAGAAGCTAAAAGAAAGGTCGAGGAAGTCACTAAAGAAGCACAAGCTAATTTACTTACTGCTAAACATGG includes:
- the COA4 gene encoding Coa4p (similar to Saccharomyces cerevisiae YLR218C; ancestral locus Anc_7.311), which gives rise to MSNINKSKYYNDALEEYKDMVSDTEKDNWDTRIDDTGCYIENLALQLCHAETNDWRKCMLEMQAFRRCWEIKGNRDRVPTIDRDDIPKSDSKFVTTSDILQTSLNPTTDMTSSEKK
- the SCM3 gene encoding Scm3p (similar to Saccharomyces cerevisiae SCM3 (YDL139C); ancestral locus Anc_7.312), with protein sequence MSKKSVSKKKDANLVSLKLLHGAFKGLLNNKNNKTNIKGKNSISKTKKSKPSSVKKIIATRNGITYIKSKENKPIPKLSDDQVMERHKLADKNMKDTWLKIIDKYENLTDQGDLIDLKTGEIVENNGHVQNINQSDSNSSPMGLIYQNGSRDKNSNTKSGYNHSIRYNSTLMDIINIQEDKKYGDEYSIWQESGEEDEDDDGAVEVDENVDTDNDGDDGDELSMVSPTKSLSDT